Part of the Vigna radiata var. radiata cultivar VC1973A chromosome 11, Vradiata_ver6, whole genome shotgun sequence genome is shown below.
aacCACCAGAGAAGTAACGTAGTTGATCACAAGTCCAAGAAACCCGTGAGTGGATTACTTCAAGATAGCAATAAACAAAACGATGACTTTAactatttatagttattttatttagaaaaaaaaaaaaaaacttataccAACGTTGTAAGTTGCAAATCATAATGACGTATTTTTCTCTAATCACCCAAATCATTGTATTAAAAAgccacatttttattttaaaattaatattttaaattaaactgaaaaatagttcaacattgactgctaatataaaataacaatatataataattgaattcctgttaatgtcaaatcttttccgtttatattttgtaattaataagcTTATAATcctttttttgtaaaattttagaagaaattaatataataaacaattattttagaagaaataaaataaattaaacacacTTAATCTTTAAAGAGATAAGTAAAATACGGTACCCTATTCTAATAACGTGATAACATAATTTGATAAcggaaaaaaaatgtattctcattcaactataattataacaaataggtttaatacctattttggtccctattgggagagtttgttcaaagtgattttccttttttttaaaagttcacttaagtcttAGCTTTTATAAAaactgtaacatcccaaaatacgtgtataattcatatcaagtggaatgcaacatattataataatagaaagcagttaagagtagtAGCAGATGAAGTGTAtataatacagtcatccaaaatatgatATAAGCCCTACATATCAtcatagagtctttcaaaagggaaaagaataaagaagactAAGTTATACACAACGAAAAACACTACTCTGCAGCATCAGCAGTATCAGGAACATCTGGAACGTCTAGTAGCTGCTCCAGTGGGGCCTCTGAaacttctgctcacatccaattaggatgatcattgcaaaagNNNNNNNNNNNNNNNNNNNNNNNNNNNNNNNNNNNNNNNNNNNNNNNNNNNNNNNNNNNNNNNNNNNNNNNNNNNNNNNNNNNNNNNNNNNNNNNNNNNNNNNNNNNNNNNNNNNNNNNNNNNNNNNNNNNNNNNNNNNNNNNNNNNNNNNNNNNNNNNNNNNNNNNNNNNNNNNNNNNNNNNNNNNNNNNNNNNNNNNNNNNNNNNNNNNNNNNNNNNNNNNNNNNNNNNNNNNNNNNNNNNNNNNNNNNNNNNNNNNNNNNNNNNNNNNNNNNNNNNNNNNNNNNNNNNNNNNNNNNNNNNNNNNNNNNNNNNNNNNNNNNNNNNNNNNNNNNNNNNNNNNNNNNNNNNNNNNNNNNNNNNNNNNNNNNNNNNNNNNNNNNNNNNNNNNNNNNNNNNNNNNNNNNNNNNNNNNNNNNNNNNNNNNNNNNNNNNNNNNNNNNNNNNNNNNNNNNNNNNNNNNNNNNNNNNNNNNNNNNNNNNNNNNNNNNNNNNNNNNNNNNNNNNNNNNNNNNNNNNNNNNNNNNNNNNNNNNNNNNNNNNNNNNNNNNNNNNNNNNNNNNNNNNNNNNNNNNNNNNNNNNNNNNNNNNNNNNNNNNNNNNNNNNNNNNNNNNNNNNNNNNNNNNNNNNNNNNNNNNNNNNNNNNNNNNNNNNNNNNNNNNNNNNNNNNNNNNNNNNNNNNNNNNNNNNNNNNNNNNNNNNNNNNNNNNNNNNNNNNNNNNNNNNNNNNNNNNNNNNNNNNNNNNNNNNNNNNNNNNNNNNNNNNNNNNNNNNNNNNNNNNNNNNNNNNNNNNNNNNNNNNNNNNNNNNNNNNNNNNNNNNNNNNNNNNNNNNNNNNNNNNNNNNNNNNNNNNNNNNNNNNNNNNNNNNNNNNNNNNNNNNNNNNNNNNNNNNNNNNNNNNNNNNNNNNNNNNNNNNNNNNNNNNNNNNNNNNNNNNNNNNNNNNNNNNNNNNNNNNNNNNNNNNNNNNNNNNNNNNNNNNNNNNNNNNNNNNNNNNNNNNNNNNNNNNNNNNNNNNNNNNNNNNNNNNNNNNNNNNNNNNNNNNNNNNNNNNNNNNNNNNNNNNNNNttcgttttaggccttttggtgaaCTTTGGACACTCCTAACTCGAAATACAAGTTGAATCTAACTTGTTTGAAGTCTCACACACCATCCTAACTCAAAACTCTAAGAGATATGCAAGGAAATTGGATCTAAAACTCTAATATTAATCACCTAGGAGCTCAATCTGAATTCTACCACTTAGAAACCATTTTAGGCCAATTATACACTTCTTATAAGTCACAAGTGACTTAACTAAACTGTCTCAAACACCCATTTCAGTACTGAACACCTAGATTGAAAATTCACTACCCAAGTTCCCTAGTTTTAACTCAAACGCTGAAAACTAACTTAGCCATTTTTCAGAAAATATGTAGAACTGAATTCTGCTCTTAAGACTTTAAATTTGCAACACGCACACAATCATACAACtcagaatttatttattatcattctCATCAATCACAGACCAATAACGTAAATTTCAGTACACATTTTTCATTGATACAAGCGAAAACCATACAATATCATACAAACTCATACATGCAGTTCAATTCAACAAATCTTCTTataattagatataataatttatcactCAACAACTAAACTTAGATGAAtcaagcttcccttacctgggtTTTTAATAGAACTTAACCCAATTTCAAATTTGCCACCCACCGAATTTCTATGGAAGCCTACAGATCACAAATTGGAATTTAGGAGTTCTTAGTGTCTAACTTAAGTCAGAATTTGATGATGGAAGTTTGTAGATACATGCAACAACCCCAATTGCATGATCAATACTCAAATTTCATGAAAGTGAAAGAGGTTTACACTTACCGGTCAATTTGAAGAATTTGATCGGTAGGAGATGAAGTTCTCTGCGTTGCAATCACTGGGGCACCTTCAATTTGTAAGTTCTCTGGATCAAGAAAGCTTAAGATTAGAGAGAAAGCAGAGGATGGAAGTGagtggtttctagagagagagagtgaaaatgagaaaatggcTTGGTGTTTGCAGCAGAGgtgtttttcaaaaaaaaaaaaggttcttACAAAAACTATGCAAATAGGTCATTTTTGGTAACAGCGTTAAAAAACTAACGGCAAAGCTACCAGGTGGCTAatatttgatgatgtggcattgttatgtgtttttaaaaaattaattaaatgtgacGTGGaatgtaacgccccggcaacttagttaggctaccgaaaagcaaatgcatttgttgatatgagtagtcaaatcaattcctttaagctatccttcaactgtatagtcccatacctatacaatctccagatccctctcattccggcggtgtatgttcgattcgttcatgtgtcccttccactcgAAGTCTGCCAGGAGCcactccttgtctgtgccccctgcaccatgcttcttgcaccggtgatcactccccgccctcgtcagtgcccgggtgtcacatgcccaccagcttccgtctggttcgtcctcgaaccacaccgtactgggagaggctaggctctgataccatttgtaacgccccggcaacttacagggactgctgactgcccccacacatcaacacgaggctttccagtgtgctttgtcctcactcacacactttccgagaaaacttctcGGAAAGATCACCCatccataattactctaggctaagcacgcttaaccatgaattAGGCTACAGAAAAGCtgaatatttcaaaaatagtttaGGAAATATCTTATAAAGTTTTTCTGAAGACAATACCATTCGTATCCTActaactaaaatcatatttaaatattcaattataatttcGTTAAATATATTAGTTACGGATAGAACAAATTTGAgacattataattataatctaaaaatatattttacaaattttaaatattcacaatattattatattgaatgtatttttaatcaaaagaataaaaatcatttatcatttaactttaaccacaatattaatttatactaatcataaaacttaacaaataattaaaataagcttcccgaaatattattatttaatttcagttttactAAAGCTAATGATAAGGGGCATAGAGAATATATGGGTCCCACCGGAAGATGATATTACTTGAagaagggtttagggttaatttgtttctttgaaaagaaaaattgcttGGGGAAGAGGTAatgttatgaaataaatatagaaCTGACCCCATTCATACGGTAGCAGCAGGTCTTCGTGTGGTTTTGAAGATGGGGATAATTAGAAGCAGTTTTTCGCACGTTATGGTCGCAGCTTTGGGGGTGTACGTTGCCCAGAACTACAAAATCCCAGACATTAAGAGACTTGCCTCCACCGCTTTCTTCATGGCCACCCAGATTGAACACACTTTCAGGaagaattcaaacaaaaaagatGAAGATTGATTATTCATTCTTTCTTAACTCTTCTCTGTCTCTACAGTTTCCCTTTTTAtcatcttttcttctcttcagcGCTTGCTTCTTGGATCATTCTGCTTCTTCCTAAtttatatgcttttattttgtttcttcttttttcaatttcatcatcttaactatcattttttaaatttaaataattctttataataaaagaactattttttagttttatcactttagtaatattttttaattcaaataattactcgttacaaaaaaaaatatattatttattattttaatagttattattttaattaaataattatttataatattatttataaaatattacttataatatttttttatttcaataattaaagtttattttatctataactCTGTacatcttttattattttttttaattttattcttttcaaatataCAGGCACGACAAATATGTTTACGCTAATTTTTGTAATGGAAACTATTCCTTATTTATTCAAAACCTTCTCCTAATAAAGTGCTATTTAACCTAAACAAACTATAGGATCTTCTAGTAATCCTCCTTAGGCCTGAGTATGATATTGTTAGATCGTGATTAATTcagtataatttaaatttaatattttaaaattcatgtatcatcatttaatttttcGGTGATTGTTTTGATAACAGATTAATTTGAATGAATTATTCACACATTATGAgtatatattaagataaaaatatatgatatcgaatataaaatttgaaatataattaaattaaatattattaaaattttaattcacatCCATATcgaattataattattcattttatttaattatttatttaatattatccgTTTACTCGATCCAATTAATATTAACTGGATCCGACCTACTGTATACCTaacttaattttgaattatttttcagaTTCAATCGAATGCAGATAAAATAGATTCCTTTGGTGAagtagaataataaaatatttttattaagttaaaattaaatattaaagccAAATCTTGACGGgtcaaatatttaacaatataaacaagataaatattgttaatataaaacacatttgatatgtaaaaagtttaacataaataaattttaaaaattatatttattcattttcagAACATAAAAATGTACTAAAGTTTTCaataaaaaccaattttaatttcacttcaaagtatataaattaaacacatttaacctttttttaacCCATTGTAGATAAACAGTAGCTAGTATTTGCCAACTTTCAATTACATGATTGGATTAAAGGTTTGATTGTATTGAAATTCTTTATTGTGTATCAAGATGCAAAAAATActttcaaaacatattcttaaaaaccatttcaaagaaaaaactaGGAAACTGATGACCCAGGCCAAACAATGAGCCTTTTATCCAGCTTTCGGAAATCTAACAACTACAAAGTAATATTATTCtcatgaaaaataaacaaaatatccGATAATCATAATATGCATGCTACTAGTGGCCATTGTTTGACATTTCCAGACAGTCACCGAATGAACCacataaaacaacaaattttcccTTGACTTAAAAAGAATGTATGTTACCAAAAGCATGAGTCAGTTCACAGTAATCTGCTCTTAAAAGAAATCATTGACCCACGCTTTCAACTAATGTTTCTATGTCCATATTGTTGTCGACCCCCAAAAAAACACCAACACCTACTGGATTTAATCTGTTTTGCCCTTCGTCTTCATTTGTTGAATAGCCAGGAACAACAGGAAAACTAAGATCAAACATATGGTGAAGGATTGAATCTCAAAAAGACTTAGGTCTTCTTCATGAGATACCCCATAATTATGCCAAGTAAGCCAATTAATATGACAATGACCATCGAGACACCCCCACGACTTTTGTTGCTTTCCCGTCTCAGCATGTCCTGCAGGTAATAAGATCATCAATTAAGTGTTCCCCCACAGTTCAAACGTGATATATACTAAGTTTGGTTGGTTAAAAGACACTTGCTTATTtgctttaataaaaatagatcATACCAATTTGTCTGTCATCATATACTTACTTTTCTATatcagaaaaaaattatcatcgTATGCATGACCAAAAATTGTTTGACTTGTGTCAACTTTGAAACTCGACATAAATAGGTGAGAAAGCATTTTACAGGAAAAATATGTTCCTAACAAGATCTAACGAAAGCACAAGTGCACAAATTGAACAATATTTTCCGTAAAACAAAAGCTCAAAATGCTAATGCTCAAAAACTCTGTTCCTCAGTCTCCCAATTCCAAGCAATTAACAGTCACGAACGAACAATACAGAAAATTAAGAACAGGAAAATATTGATTCAACATAATACGCATTTttaggaagaaaataaaagatcatGGGCCCCTATATTCAAGTGAATACCCTCCTAAATTAAGTAGACATAAACATTAGACACTTCTAAGTTTCCTTTCTAATCCCATACCATCTTGTCAATCAGAAATTAATGTCtccttaaatattttgatatgattTCCTAAGAATACACTAGATATTCATATATTGATCTCTTTTCCCTAATTTCAGATTATAGAATATTTTGTAATTGagtaataattattgtaaatagtGGGAATACAATAGTGAAAGGCATCAAGCTATTTTTCATGCACATCTTTTCTACTTATCAGTTCAGATCaggttttcaaattaaaagtcAGCTTGGTTATGTGGTAATAAGTCAGATAATTAGTTGataaattaacataatatttaaggCAAATTATTCGACCATAATATTTAAGGCAAATTATCATAATACAAACTGCATTTTACTAAGCAAAAGCCCAAGGACAGGGGGCGAAAATCAGCTCAAAACAGAACTACCTTATCCAATTAGATTATACAAGAGTTCATTTTATCACGTTAAGAAACGGAAAGAAACAATtccttcaaaagaaaataaacacatCCACCAGATTCAGTTGTGAACCAGTGATCAAACCTTCAACAAACTTTTCACAATTCTCTTCCTAATTTATGGTGCTCTCCTTTCGGTTTTAGAACCGTACTACCAACTTAGAGAGGGGTAACGATACTCTTTGGTATCCCCCTCTCCAATcaggagaaaaggagaaataCAGGTCAGTCAGATGGAGAGACACAAGTTATCTATCAGAACATATTTTGTAAATCCTCACCAGTTCCTGACGAAGCTTGTTATTTTGTTGGATAGCattattcttttcttcagtCAGCCTTGAGATAAGAGCTTTTGCCTGCAAAATAAGCTGACTACAATCAAAATAAAGTTcccaaacataaaaaataaaaagtaaaaaagcaAAACTGAAGTTACTAGCTTTTAAAATCATTACAGcttgaattaaaaaagaaattgtttttcgTCTTGTTAATTCATGATTGATAGGTCATACAAGAGATGCTGATCCTGAAAATATGAACTTAGCCTGTTTGGTTGAGAGAAGGGGGAGGAATGGAAATAATAAAAGGCGTTTGGTGGGGTGAAGATTTgtgaagaaataattttaaaaaatggtagATCTGCCGTACTTCTTTTCCTCTATTTCTACTTATTTCCTGATCCCTCTActgtttttttcctttgtttctcTTTAGACAAAGACCTTTAATTACTactttgtttcttctttattcCTACTCTACCaacttattttcataataaaaggTTCTGTTAAACAAACACCCCCTTAGAGTTTGAAGCAGAAACAACCTGCAAAAGTTATTTGAAACGACACTGAAATCATACCAAGGACCTCACTACGCAACAAAGATACTTCCTCAAGCCACCGTTTTATACAAATGATATGCTCTAATACTTATATGATCAATGTATTTAATTAGATGCcatgtttttcaaatatatgacCAACTTATATAATTCTACAACAAAACTGGTGAATGCCTTCCAAAGTAGTAAGGGGGAGTGTGAAAGAAACATGATAAATGGACATAGAAAAGGTGAATGAAAATAAGTGAGAAATAAACAGGAAATTAGAAGTACTTTTCtaagagaaatagaaaatagGTATACAGTGAAAATGAATATTGGATCCCACCTTTATTTCAAGTATCTCCACTCTATTTCTACCCCCACAAAACAACACACTATTTCCACCATTCCTATTTCCATCCTCTCCCTTCTATCTGTTAGCAGCCAAACAAGGGATTAAAAATGATAGAGCAAGAAGTCCCCGCCTTTAAAACCATTATCTTTAATGATTACTCTTGCTTAAACTACTAATTTTACTCGAACATAGTTGAAGAGcccacatcaattaaaaataacaatcaaattataatatattagagGATATAAACATCACCTTATAAACTAGCTTTATAAGGTTGAATTAACCTTAAATTTCACTTTCTTAAGATCATATCAAAGTCACTCAAAATCTATCCTAACAAGGCACTGGACCTTGTATTACACACTGTCGAGTTCCCCTCTAGTCCCTTGCCTAAGATGTATAGTCATCAACATGAGAGGGTATGTCAATtttaagttagacttaaaatccacttccTAATAAGCACCAAGTTAGGAAATTTCCTTCCAATCAATATTACTCCCAAGTTTAAAACTCTATCTTAAGTATTCAATTGTAAATTTGCACACCAGTTTGGCACACAGTGAATGACATAGTTCAAATATCCAAAGTTGCTAAATGATGCAAACCAAGTAATTGACATATTCAGAAGTTCAGTTTTCATTTGCAGCATACTGACTgcaaaaaaaatgcaaattaaaAAGTGACGCATGTTCAAACAAGAAAGTTCAGTTCTCATTTGTATTTTTTCCTGGTAAGTATCAATACTGAATCACGACTATTAGTGTCGGTTAATTAACACGGCCACTGTCCCCGGACCAAAACGCGTGTTCAGTAACAGCATATAAACTCCAAAAATATATCAGTTAGATTTACCTCTACAGACTTTTCTGGACCATCGTGTCGTTCAGCAAATGCTCTTGTTACCTAACAAGCCCAAAGAGAAAAACGTTCCAATTAATATCTTAAATCTtctgttgagaaaaaaaaaagttttcaactAAACCACAAGTTAAGAACTCACTGCAGCGGAGTCAGCACCACTGATATTTCCATTGTCGGAAACAGAACCTCTAGGTGATGATCCTTCCTCGGAACCTTCCGGGACTGGAGACGGAGGTTGAGGCGGAGAGACATACAACACTCTCAATTTGCACTCCTCAACCACATGCCCCGCTTCCTTGTTGAACTACAAAAATCCCAATGGCAGGGGTCTCAGTCATTTCACCCGATAAACAGTTAAAAAAGGAATCAAAGAAAATTGCAACGGGCAGCAATAGCATTACGTATTATACCATTTCTGCAGTGATATCCTTTGCGGCGATTCCATCCTCTACTCTTACGCTTTGAAGAAGAAACTTATCCTTGCATTGCATGTCAGCCGGAGCTTCCTTTTGCGCTTGCATggtaactaaaataaaacaaaaatgtgacaaaaacatgattaacagtcaaaaattaaaaaatgaaattacatatGGATAGTAATGTATCCCGATAGGTACCGATAACATCGCATGTAGATCGTGGCAAGACAATTCCAGTGTTTGGACGAACACAGTATTTCTTTGGATTGGTCGTTTTCACCTGCGAGCGGAATcagaataacaaaattaaacatgcaaatcgAGCAAGAGGCTGCGGAGAAAAGATTTGTCAAAATCATAATGACCATAAGAAAGTTGTTCCTAAAaattgaagagagagagagagagagagagagagagagagttgaAATGAAAGGTTGGTTACCTTGAAAGCTACATAGCTATCGGTCTTATTTGACAATTGAAGAGAACACGAGATCTGCTTCTTGAGCTCAACTGAAAGAAGGGAATGAAAATGAAACCCTAGAATAATAGAAGAAagggagaagagagagagagaggaaaagaGAACGCACATATGAACTTCAGTTCAAGAGGTTCGATGCTGAGAAGGTCGCCGGTGCTCATATCGGAATGCGATTGAGGAGACTGAATGGATTGGATGGATCTGATGCGTAGAGAATGTGGATCGGAGAGATcgagaagatggaagaaaaggaaaggaaaagaaagagaattgaAACCCAAATGGGAATTCAATTGCAATTACAATTACAACAGAGAGGAGGGATTCTCATtcaacttccttttcttttctattttctatgtGGTCGAGAACGTGGTCATTTTAATGCGCCTCCCTCCTAATTAATACTTTCATAATTACTCCttctacatttttaataaaaaagacaaaaccaattaattaaaataacttttttattcacaaaaaaataattacccTGTGGGTTAATTACTACTTTTGTTGTTAGCTCATAAATTTCTaactaaataaagaaaaatgataaaattaattgtaaatataaattgaaacaactttgaaaaagatgtaatatgaagaaaaagtatTTGCTTATGCATCCAAGAGTGCTCTTATTTATTCTACATGTAATTTTACTTTGAAGTAATTTTATgctttaattgtaaaatttattttaacctCATTGGAAATTGCATTCGAAATACCTTTGAGAGATGTAATTAACCACTAACATCATGGTTTGACCACCTCTCTCTCAACCTACTTGTCCAATTTTCCATAGAGGAAATCTTCACCTTTGTTAATTTTCGATACATCTGTGTCTTTGTACAAGCTATCaaattataatcttttaaattatatttctttgaaaaaaaatacataatagtACCTCaaatcaaaattgatttttgaacTTGATCGAATGTCTAAATACTTAAagattagatattttttaaactattaatgCATATTATCCCATGTATATAACAATAGAATGTCTTTAATATgtaatagattattttattatacttcaaattttttaatctagTATGTGAAAAAAATTTAGACATGATTTGCAATTGAGTTTTTAAAcatattcaaaaattaaataattttaattttacaagcTCATTGTTTTGTAATCAAACAACTTTCAATCTTGATTCTTGCATgcttttagtaaaataaaacaaaagtaatttgATAAttcattgtattatttaattaatttttttctttcgtgttagttaattttaatctaaattctcttttcacttttattctaatttaaatatttttactctttttttttgtttttctcatttttaaccCATTCTGAAAAgagtaaaaagaatgaaaaaaaaaaatacgaggGAGAAGATGGTTTAATATGGAGAATATGTGGGAAAAAAGcaaaattttatacttaaatgTGCTGAAAGTTTTGGAAAGTGTGATTGACCATGTTGTGTATCTTATTAATTATACTGTGGAAACATCTCGTTTAGAGTGTTATAGTCTTTAATAACcattttatatctattataataataaagacaatgatacttaaacaacattttttttttaataataaacaaaatttgaatgaacaaatatgttaaacaaaattactaataaataaatagaatcattaataataaataaataacttcctttttcattatttttttaatctttcaactCCTCTCATCATTCACTTCTTACCCCTTTTTTTCCTCTACTgtaaatctttatttattttgtctctaccaagaacattaatattttttaaacattatttaaacacaaaaacaaaatattcataaCCAACTATACACatgatttaattcttaaaaaaattgacaataGTTTatgagaaataatttattttcccaAAACATATATACCGAGGAAGTcgaattgattttaaaattttcaaagtatCAAACTTGGTAAACAAGTCTCActctttaacaaaaaaataataataatagagatCCATTTCTCACAATACTACCTTACTATTATACTtaatcaagataaaaaaaaaaaaaagaaaaactttgaatttaaaatcaataaaaatagcaattatttaaaataaaatattaataataattatagtaacAAATATTTccttaaaatcaaataaccTTTATGACAATAATTTTCTGttcatttcttgtttatttttaataaaataaaatatattatttatctacctttttcatttttccttttcaactaaattttctttattttcattttatttttctccaattatttttattttctctaccTACCATCAACATCAACGATTTCTACGTTTTCACTTTTTGTCTGAATTTCTAGTCTTTTTTCACTTCCATTATTTATATCAATAACGATAAAGTATAAAGTTTATTTGGTTTCTCTTaatgaaacttattttataCACCTAACTAGTAACTGTATACTAACAAAGTAAATTGAATAAACCGTCTTTCCTTCCGATTCTgacattcttttctttctacaaTTTCTGATACTTGACAATATCATCTCGATAGTATTACTAtctaagattattttatttttcctttctat
Proteins encoded:
- the LOC106778085 gene encoding vesicle-associated protein 1-2 is translated as MSTGDLLSIEPLELKFIFELKKQISCSLQLSNKTDSYVAFKVKTTNPKKYCVRPNTGIVLPRSTCDVIVTMQAQKEAPADMQCKDKFLLQSVRVEDGIAAKDITAEMFNKEAGHVVEECKLRVLYVSPPQPPSPVPEGSEEGSSPRGSVSDNGNISGADSAAVTRAFAERHDGPEKSVEAKALISRLTEEKNNAIQQNNKLRQELDMLRRESNKSRGGVSMVIVILIGLLGIIMGYLMKKT